One segment of Thunnus thynnus chromosome 19, fThuThy2.1, whole genome shotgun sequence DNA contains the following:
- the lyz gene encoding lysozyme C isoform X2, giving the protein MKTLVFLLLVTLANARVYQKCEWARVLKSNGMDGHHGISLANWVCLTEHESRFNTRATNRNRDGSTDYGIFQINSRYWCDDGNTPRASNGCGIRCSALLTDDVRTAITCAKRVVKDPNGITAWVAWTRYCQNRDLRSYLSECRL; this is encoded by the exons ATGAAGACTCTGGTGTTCTTGCTCCTGGTGACTTTGGCCAACGCTAGAGTCTATCAGAAATGTGAATGGGCCCGAGTGCTGAAGAGCAATGGCATGGACGGTCACCACGGCATCAGCCTGGCAAACT GGGTTTGTCTGACCGAGCATGAGTCAAGGTTCAACACCCGAGCCACCAACCGCAACAGAGACGGATCCACTGACTATGGCATCTTCCAGATCAACAGCCGCTACTGGTGTGACGACGGCAACACCCCCCGCGCATCAAATGGCTGCGGCATCAGATGTAGTG cactTCTGACAGATGATGTACGCACGGCGATCACTTGTGCCAAACGTGTCGTTAAGGACCCCAACGGCATTACAGCCTG GGTGGCCTGGACCAGATACTGCCAGAACCGCGACCTACGCTCATATTTGTCAGAATGTCGTCTTTAA